GAGCGGGGGCGCGGGGGGGATCCGGTAGGCAAGGTAGAGGATATAGGCCAGCGACGCCGCCAGCAGGAAGGGCGCCAGCCTTGGCTCAGACATCAGCATGGCGACGATCCCGGCCGCCACCGCCAGCAGCACCGAGACCGTGCCCAGATTGATGCCCAGCACATAGGCCATGGAGCGGCGCAGCCCGAAGGCCGCCCCCACCGCCGTCACACTGAGGGTGGAGGGGCCGGGCGTGCCCATCACCGCCAGCGCGGAGAGCAGCAGCGCCAGCAAGGAAGGCCAAAACTCGGGAGCGGAGGTGAAAAATGAAACCGACTGCGTCAGCATCGCGCATCCTGCTAGACTGTTGAGATGCGACACAGTTTGCCCCCTCCCGACGGACGCTTTCTTGAAGGCTTGTGCACGCCACCGCCCGGCGCTGTCCGCAAGCATGGGGAGATCACCGTCGGTGCCGGCGGCGACGGGATCGAGCGCATCGAGGCGCGGTTTTCGGAAAAGGCCTTCTCGCCGCACCGCCATGACAGCTATGCCATCGGCGTCACCCTGGCGGGCGTGCAGAGCTTCCGCTATCGCGGCGAACAGCGGCATTGCCTGCCCGGTCAGTGCCTGATCCTGCACCCGGACGAGCTGCATGACGGCGAGCCGGGCACCGAGAACGGCTTCCGCTACCGCATCGTCTATATCGACCCGGCGCTGGTCCAGCAGGCACTGGACGGAAGCCCCCTGCCCTTCGTCGCCGACCCTGTGCTGCGCACGCCCGGCATCGGCACGGCGCTGCTGGCCGACGCGCTGGACATGGAGGATGCGGTGGACGAGTTGCGTCGTGTGGATATCGGCACAGGGCTGGCGCGGATGCTGCGCGCAGCATCCGGCACGGAGCGTTCAGGCACTGCACTGCTGGACCTGCCGGCCCTGCTGCGGGTGCGCGAGCAGATCGCCGCCGACCCCGCCGGCCGTCATTCCGCCGCCACGCTGGAGCGCCTTTCCGGCCTCGATCGCTGGACGCTCGCCCGGCAGTTCCGCGCGGCCTTCGGCACCAGCCCCAGCCGCTTCCGCACCATGCGCCAGCTCGACCGGGCACGGCGGCTGATGGTGGCCGGCACACCGCTGGCGGAAGCGGCACTGGAGGCCGGATTCGCCGACCAGAGCCACCTGTCGCGCCAGTTCAAGCGCGCCTATGGCATGACGCCGGCCCGCTGGCGCGCGGCGCTGGAGCGAAAGGCGGCATGACCCGGCCCCACCGCTTTCCTGCTGGATCGAGACCACGCGCCTGTTCTCCCGCCCGAGAGGGCGGGAGATCGTGCAGTGTCGCTACAGGCTGGCCAACGGCCTTAATAGCCAACGGTGAAGCGCTGACGTGGATGGGCCGGCTTCTCCAGCTCGTCCACCAGCGCCACCGCGAAATCCTCGAAGGAAATCGTGCTGCCCTTCTCGCCGACGAGCAACTGGTCCTTGCCCAGGCGGAAGCGGCCAGTCCGCTCCCCCGGCACGAACAGGGCCGAAGGCGACAGGAAGGTCCAGTCCAGCTTGTCCTGGGTCCGCAGGAAATCGAGGAAAGCGGCACCGGCGGTGGCTTCCTGACGATACGCTTCCGGGAATTCCGGCGTGTCGATCAGCCGGACGCCGGGTGCGACCTCCAGGCTGCCGGCACCGCCAACAACCAGATAGCGCCGGGCGCCAGATGCCTCGACCGCCTTCACCAGGGTCGCCGGATCGCTGGTGCGGAACGGCACCGCGCTGATAACGGCATCGCAACCCTTGATTAGCGTGGCAAGGGCGAGCGCATCATTCACATCCCCCGTCCGGGCCGTGACGCCCTTGCGACCGGATAATTTTTCCGTGTTACGGGCGATGGCAGTAACCGTGTGCCCACGACTGAGAAGCTCGTCGAGAATGCGGGAGCCAACCTTTCCGGTGGCGCCGATCAATGCGACGTTCATAAGCGACATTCCTTACGTTTAGAGATATAAGTTTCGAATAGATACCAAATGCGATTTATATATCCTGGTGTAAAGAAGGCACTTACACCTCATTAGATTACCTGGAGGTTACCGTTATGCTGCCCCCGAACACCTACTCGTCCGACTGTCCGACACGTCTTCTCCTGGACCGGATTGCCAACAAATGGACCGTGCTCGTGCTCAGCCTGCTCACGGTGCAGACCTTTCGTTTCAACGAATTGCGCCGGCAGATCGAAGGCATCTCGCAGAAAATGCTGTCGCAAACCCTGCGGAGCCTGGAGCGCGATGGGCTGATCAACCGCAAGGTCATTGCCACCGTTCCGGTGACCGTCGAATACAGCATCACGCCACTCGGGCGCACCCTGTCGGTAACCGTCGATTCGCTGCGGCTGTGGGCTGAAGAGCATTTCAGCGATGTGCTAGCCTCCCAGCGCCGGTACGATAGCGCCGGACAAGACTAAAAAAAGAACCGACAGGAGGACTTCATGGGCGACCAAAAGGGCGACACGCCGCTTAGCGCCGGCTGGCGCGATCATCCGCGCTATCCCGACCCCGCCATCCACACGCTCGACCCGCGGTTCGAGAAATACCGCATCTTCAGCGCGGCGGTGGAGCGGCTGCATACCGGCTGCCGCTGGTCGGAAGGGCCGGTCTGGTTCGGCGACGGGCGCTATCTGCTGTGGAGCGACATTCCCAACAATCGCATCCTGAAATGGGAGGAGGAAACCGGCCAGGTCTCGACCTACCGCCGCCCGACCGACTTCGCCAACGGCCACACCCGCGACCGGCAGGGGCGCCTGATCACCTGCGAGCATGGCGGGCGGCGCGTCACCCGCACGGAATATGACGGCAGCATCACCGTGCTGATGGACAACTGGCAGGGCAAGCGGCTGAACTCACCCAACGATGTGGTGGTGAAATCGGACGGCTCGATCTGGTTCACCGACCCGCCCTTCGGCATCCATGGCAATTACGAGGGCAACAAGGCGGAGCCGGAAGTCCCGCAGGCGGTCTATCGCATCGACGGCCAGACCGGCCAGGCCAGCATCATCGCCGATGATGTGCTGGGGCCGAACGGTCTGTGCTTCTCGCCCGATGAGACAATCCTCTACATCGTCGAATCACGCGGCCAGCCCTACCGAAAGATCCTGGCCTATGACGTGACTTCAGACGGCACGGGCATCCGCAACAAGCGGGTCTTCGTGGATGCTGGCCCGGGCGGCACGCCGGACGGCATGCGCTGTGATGTGGACGGCAATATCTGGGCCGGCTGGGGCATGGGCACGGCGGAACTGGACGGCGTGATGGTGTTCGCGCCGGACGGCACGCCGATCGGCCGGATCGCCCTGCCGGAGCGCTGCGCCAATGTCTGCTTCGGGGGCCTGAAGCGCAACCGGCTGTTCATGGCGGCCAGCCAGTCGCTCTACGCGCTCTATGTGAACACGCAGGGCGTGGCCGGCGGCTAGGCCTAACCCGCGATACGCAGGGAGGGCGGAATCTTCGCCAGCAGCTCGTCCATCACCTGCTGGTAGAGGGCGCGCTTGAACGGCACGATCAGCGACGGCACGGTCGCCGAGGGCGCCCATTTCCAGTCCATGAATTCCGGGTGCTCGGTTTCGATGTTGATGTCGGCGTCACTGCCGAGATAGCGCAGCGCGTACCATTTCTGCCGCTGCCCGACATAGCGCCCGCCCCACAGCCTGTCGCGCAGCCCTTCCGGCAGATCGTAGCGGTACCAGTCATCGCTTTCGGCCAGCACTTCGGCCTTGTCAGTGCCAATCTCCTCGCGCATTTCGCGGAACAGCGCGGTTGCCGGGTCCTCGCCCTCGTCGATGCCGCCCTGCGGCATCTGCCAGGCCTCGCTCGGCATGTCGATACGTCGGGCCACGAAGATGCGCCCGTCATGGTTGATCAGCATGATACCCACGCCGGGCCGGTAGAGATGGTCGTTCACGCTTCTGTTCTTTCGCTCTTCCGTAAACTCAACCTCTGGCGCGGCGTTCCACCGTGGCGGTGATCGGCGCCAGCACCAGCCCCTTGGCGGCCAGGGTGGGCAGCCAGGCGCGCAGCCGCTCCAGCGTCACCGGATAGGGATGGCCGATGCCGACCGCCGATCCTGAACTGCGCGCCAGCCGCTCCAGATCGGCCAGTGCCCGGTCGATGGCGATGCGGCTGGCCTCGTCATCCAGGAACCGGCTGTTCACGCTGTAAGGCAGATCGATGTTCGCCGCAACCTGTGCCGCCAGACTGGTCGAGGCGCGCTTGCTGTCGAGATACATCAGCCCGCGATCCTTCAGCGCCTGTAGGATCGGCATCAGCGACTGTTCCGAGGTGGTGAAGCGCGACCCTTCCAGATCGACAACGCCGACATAGCCGGTGAAGCGGCCCAGCGCCCATTCCATGCGGTCCAGATTCTCCACCGGGCTGAGGCTGGTCAGCAGAGTCTGCGGCCCCGGATCGCTCTGCGGGAAGCTGATCGGCTCCATTGGCAGGGCCAGCATCACCTCATGCCCGGCGGCGCGCGCCATCGGTATCCATTCCGTCAGCCGGCTGGCATAGGGTGTGAAGGCCAGAGTGACTTCCGAGGGCAGATCCTGAATGGCGGCCTCTGTCGCCGCGCCGGACAGGCCAAGGCCGGTAATGGCGATGGCGATGCGCGGGCGCTGTTCCGTCGGGGCGAACGGATGGGCGTAGGCACGCCAGGCCGTCAGCCCGCCCTCGCCGGTCTTCGGCAGCAGGCCGTGCGGCGTGTTTTCGATCAGCGCCGGATTATGCGCCAGCGCCACCTGGCGGCGCTCCGGCGCGGGCTCGGCCGGTGCGGGCTTCGCGGGAGCCGCTGCTGCCGGAGGTGTGGTCGCTGGAGTGGATGGGGCTGGTGCCGCTGGTGCGGCTGCCTGCGGTGCAGGTGCTGGCGGGCTGGCAGCCGGAGTCTCGGCTGGCGCCGGTTGCGCGGGAGGCGTTGCCCCCGCCGGCGCTTCTGCCGTCTGCTGCCCGGGTGCAGGCGTCTCCGCTGGTACGGTGGCAGCCGGCGGGGTCGGGCGCGGCTGGCGCTGTTCCGGCGGAATGAAGGACAGGGTGGCGCGCGGCATGCGCAGTGCCCGCTCCGCGGCGGTATCCGGCCCCTTGGCCGCCAGCCAGGCCCCCAGCGCGCCAACGCCACCGATCAGCAGCATAAGCACCAGAAGCTGGCCCAGCCTGCCAGTCAGCGCCGCACCCAGGCCGCGCTTTTCCGCCACCGCCGCACTGGGCCGGCCAGCCAGCGGCTCACGTGCCGCCTCGGCGTCAGCTTCGTCTTCGTCC
This sequence is a window from Oceanibaculum indicum P24. Protein-coding genes within it:
- a CDS encoding winged helix-turn-helix transcriptional regulator, with the protein product MLPPNTYSSDCPTRLLLDRIANKWTVLVLSLLTVQTFRFNELRRQIEGISQKMLSQTLRSLERDGLINRKVIATVPVTVEYSITPLGRTLSVTVDSLRLWAEEHFSDVLASQRRYDSAGQD
- a CDS encoding SMP-30/gluconolactonase/LRE family protein, with product MGDQKGDTPLSAGWRDHPRYPDPAIHTLDPRFEKYRIFSAAVERLHTGCRWSEGPVWFGDGRYLLWSDIPNNRILKWEEETGQVSTYRRPTDFANGHTRDRQGRLITCEHGGRRVTRTEYDGSITVLMDNWQGKRLNSPNDVVVKSDGSIWFTDPPFGIHGNYEGNKAEPEVPQAVYRIDGQTGQASIIADDVLGPNGLCFSPDETILYIVESRGQPYRKILAYDVTSDGTGIRNKRVFVDAGPGGTPDGMRCDVDGNIWAGWGMGTAELDGVMVFAPDGTPIGRIALPERCANVCFGGLKRNRLFMAASQSLYALYVNTQGVAGG
- a CDS encoding divergent polysaccharide deacetylase family protein, which gives rise to MAEKRGLGAALTGRLGQLLVLMLLIGGVGALGAWLAAKGPDTAAERALRMPRATLSFIPPEQRQPRPTPPAATVPAETPAPGQQTAEAPAGATPPAQPAPAETPAASPPAPAPQAAAPAAPAPSTPATTPPAAAAPAKPAPAEPAPERRQVALAHNPALIENTPHGLLPKTGEGGLTAWRAYAHPFAPTEQRPRIAIAITGLGLSGAATEAAIQDLPSEVTLAFTPYASRLTEWIPMARAAGHEVMLALPMEPISFPQSDPGPQTLLTSLSPVENLDRMEWALGRFTGYVGVVDLEGSRFTTSEQSLMPILQALKDRGLMYLDSKRASTSLAAQVAANIDLPYSVNSRFLDDEASRIAIDRALADLERLARSSGSAVGIGHPYPVTLERLRAWLPTLAAKGLVLAPITATVERRARG
- a CDS encoding RNA pyrophosphohydrolase; this encodes MNDHLYRPGVGIMLINHDGRIFVARRIDMPSEAWQMPQGGIDEGEDPATALFREMREEIGTDKAEVLAESDDWYRYDLPEGLRDRLWGGRYVGQRQKWYALRYLGSDADINIETEHPEFMDWKWAPSATVPSLIVPFKRALYQQVMDELLAKIPPSLRIAG
- a CDS encoding AraC family transcriptional regulator, whose translation is MCTPPPGAVRKHGEITVGAGGDGIERIEARFSEKAFSPHRHDSYAIGVTLAGVQSFRYRGEQRHCLPGQCLILHPDELHDGEPGTENGFRYRIVYIDPALVQQALDGSPLPFVADPVLRTPGIGTALLADALDMEDAVDELRRVDIGTGLARMLRAASGTERSGTALLDLPALLRVREQIAADPAGRHSAATLERLSGLDRWTLARQFRAAFGTSPSRFRTMRQLDRARRLMVAGTPLAEAALEAGFADQSHLSRQFKRAYGMTPARWRAALERKAA
- a CDS encoding NAD(P)-dependent oxidoreductase, whose translation is MNVALIGATGKVGSRILDELLSRGHTVTAIARNTEKLSGRKGVTARTGDVNDALALATLIKGCDAVISAVPFRTSDPATLVKAVEASGARRYLVVGGAGSLEVAPGVRLIDTPEFPEAYRQEATAGAAFLDFLRTQDKLDWTFLSPSALFVPGERTGRFRLGKDQLLVGEKGSTISFEDFAVALVDELEKPAHPRQRFTVGY